Proteins co-encoded in one Bacillus sp. FSL H8-0547 genomic window:
- a CDS encoding Glu/Leu/Phe/Val dehydrogenase — protein sequence MVAEKSTNHKREKHDVLKSTQTVIHKALEKLGYPEEVYELLKEPMRMMTVKIPVRMDDGSVKIFTGYRAQHNDAVGPTKGGIRFHPGVTETEVKALSIWMSLKCGIVDLPYGGGKGGIVCDPRDMSFRELERLSRGYVRAISQIVGPTKDIPAPDVFTNSQIMAWMMDEYSRIDEFNSPGFITGKPLVLGGSHGRESATAKGVTICIHEAAKKKGIELKGARVVVQGFGNAGSYLAKFMHDAGAKVIGISDAYGGLHDPDGLDIDYLLDRRDSFGTVTKLFNDTITNKELLELDCDILVPAAIENQITEENAHLIRASIVVEAANGPTTIEGTQILTDRGILLVPDVLASAGGVTVSYFEWVQNNQGYYWTEEEVEEKLEKVMVKSFNNIYEASQTRRVDMRLAAYMVGVRKMAEASRFRGWI from the coding sequence ATGGTAGCCGAAAAGAGCACCAATCATAAACGAGAAAAGCATGATGTGCTGAAATCAACACAAACGGTGATACATAAAGCCCTTGAGAAACTGGGTTATCCTGAAGAAGTGTATGAATTACTAAAAGAACCGATGAGAATGATGACGGTAAAAATACCTGTTCGAATGGATGATGGTTCAGTTAAAATTTTTACTGGCTATCGCGCGCAGCATAATGATGCAGTAGGGCCTACAAAGGGCGGAATCCGTTTCCATCCTGGCGTAACCGAAACTGAAGTTAAAGCGCTGTCAATCTGGATGAGTCTGAAGTGCGGAATTGTTGACTTGCCATACGGCGGAGGAAAAGGCGGAATCGTCTGCGATCCCCGTGATATGTCATTCCGTGAACTCGAGCGGCTCAGCCGCGGCTATGTAAGAGCAATCAGCCAGATTGTCGGTCCGACAAAAGATATTCCGGCACCGGATGTTTTTACTAATTCACAGATTATGGCCTGGATGATGGATGAATACAGCCGCATCGATGAATTTAACTCTCCGGGATTTATTACAGGAAAACCTCTTGTACTTGGCGGTTCGCACGGACGTGAATCAGCTACAGCTAAAGGTGTTACGATCTGTATTCATGAAGCTGCAAAGAAGAAGGGCATTGAGCTGAAAGGGGCGCGGGTTGTCGTTCAGGGCTTCGGCAATGCGGGAAGCTACCTTGCGAAATTCATGCATGATGCAGGAGCCAAAGTCATTGGAATCTCCGATGCGTACGGCGGTCTTCACGATCCTGATGGTCTTGATATCGACTACCTTCTTGACCGCAGAGACAGTTTTGGTACAGTGACAAAGTTATTTAATGATACGATTACAAATAAAGAGCTGCTTGAGCTGGATTGCGACATTCTTGTACCTGCAGCGATTGAAAACCAGATTACAGAAGAAAACGCCCATCTCATCCGCGCAAGCATCGTTGTTGAGGCGGCAAACGGACCAACAACGATTGAAGGTACTCAAATTCTGACTGACCGCGGCATTCTGCTCGTTCCTGATGTGCTTGCAAGTGCTGGCGGAGTTACGGTTTCATACTTTGAGTGGGTTCAGAATAATCAGGGCTACTACTGGACGGAAGAAGAAGTTGAGGAAAAGCTCGAAAAAGTTATGGTCAAATCCTTCAATAATATCTACGAAGCGTCACAGACAAGACGGGTCGATATGCGCCTTGCTGCCTACATGGTGGGTGTCCGCAAAATGGCGGAAGCATCAAGGTTCAGAGGCTGGATTTAA
- a CDS encoding YpdA family putative bacillithiol disulfide reductase — protein sequence MKKEEVIIIGGGPCGLAAALALKEKGIDALIIEKGNIVNSIYHYPTHQTFFSTAEKLEIGDIPFITENRKPYRIQALAYYRDVVRRSSLRIHAFEKVTGVTKEGQSFIVSTSKDTYNADYVIVATGYYDHPNYMNIEGEDLPKVFHYFKEGHPFFDKDVVVVGGKNSSVDAALELVHSGARVTVIYRGQTYSPSVKPWILPEFEALVRNGTIKMEFHSLLKRITEDAVVYEKDCKEEVTIRNDFVFAMTGYHPDHSFLTKMGVDIDPATGRPAFSEDTMETNEAGIYIAGVIAAGNNANEIFIENGRFHGGLIAEDIAAKKDIT from the coding sequence GTGAAAAAAGAAGAGGTCATCATTATCGGAGGAGGTCCATGCGGACTTGCGGCGGCACTTGCTTTAAAAGAAAAAGGGATTGATGCCCTTATTATAGAAAAAGGAAATATTGTCAATTCCATTTATCATTATCCTACTCACCAGACTTTTTTCAGTACAGCCGAGAAGCTGGAAATAGGAGACATTCCGTTTATTACTGAAAACAGGAAGCCGTACAGAATTCAGGCGCTTGCCTATTACCGTGATGTAGTAAGGCGCAGCAGTCTGAGAATTCATGCTTTTGAAAAGGTGACAGGCGTCACGAAGGAAGGTCAGTCCTTTATTGTTTCAACATCAAAGGATACATACAATGCAGATTACGTCATTGTCGCAACGGGATATTATGATCATCCTAACTATATGAACATTGAGGGTGAGGACCTTCCAAAGGTGTTTCATTACTTTAAAGAGGGTCATCCTTTTTTTGATAAGGATGTCGTTGTTGTGGGCGGAAAAAACTCAAGCGTCGATGCGGCGCTTGAACTGGTGCACTCAGGGGCGAGAGTCACGGTTATTTACAGGGGCCAAACGTATTCGCCGAGTGTTAAGCCTTGGATTCTACCTGAATTTGAAGCGCTTGTCAGAAACGGAACCATTAAAATGGAATTTCATTCACTCTTAAAGCGGATAACAGAGGATGCAGTTGTCTATGAAAAAGACTGCAAAGAAGAAGTGACGATCCGAAATGATTTTGTCTTTGCGATGACAGGCTATCATCCGGATCATTCTTTCTTGACCAAAATGGGTGTGGACATTGATCCCGCTACAGGACGTCCTGCTTTTTCAGAAGATACAATGGAAACAAATGAAGCTGGCATTTATATTGCGGGCGTCATCGCTGCAGGCAATAACGCGAATGAAATTTTTATAGAAAACGGCCGTTTCCATGGCGGACTGATTGCAGAGGATATCGCAGCAAAAAAAGACATCACTTGA
- a CDS encoding asparaginase, with amino-acid sequence MKHIFVIHTGGTISMSEDETTGEVKQGESNPLLKHLLTFNDIVITSKELFYLPSPHITPKEMLELKETIEKACQKDQIDGIVITHGTDTLEETAYFLDLTLNVKIPVVITGAMRSSNELGSDGLYNLVSSIQVAASTEAADMGVLVVMNDEVHSAKNATKTHTSNVATFQSPQYGPIGIVNKRGVSFHHKPVNRTHLKADHLTKQVMLLKAYAGMDDTILKAIAEVKPDGLVIEALGQGNLPPTLMPSLAMLMKAGVKIVIVSRCFNGIVQDIYSYEGGGKTLKEAGIIFSNGLNGQKARLKLMIALETTQDASEIQEIFSF; translated from the coding sequence ATGAAACATATTTTTGTCATCCATACAGGCGGAACCATTTCGATGAGCGAGGATGAAACAACCGGCGAGGTAAAGCAGGGCGAATCCAATCCGCTGCTTAAGCATTTGCTTACGTTTAACGATATTGTGATAACTTCAAAGGAACTTTTTTATCTGCCGTCACCGCACATCACGCCAAAAGAAATGCTCGAACTTAAGGAAACGATCGAAAAAGCATGCCAAAAAGATCAAATAGATGGAATTGTCATTACACACGGAACGGATACACTGGAAGAAACCGCATACTTTCTTGACCTGACCCTGAATGTGAAGATCCCCGTTGTCATAACAGGCGCTATGCGATCCAGCAATGAGCTGGGATCGGACGGGCTTTATAATCTCGTGTCATCTATTCAAGTTGCTGCAAGCACTGAAGCTGCAGATATGGGCGTGCTTGTGGTGATGAATGATGAGGTGCACTCAGCAAAAAATGCGACCAAGACCCATACCAGCAATGTAGCCACCTTCCAAAGTCCCCAGTACGGACCGATTGGAATTGTCAACAAGCGCGGAGTATCCTTTCATCATAAACCCGTAAACCGCACTCATCTTAAAGCCGATCATCTCACGAAACAGGTTATGCTTCTCAAAGCTTATGCAGGAATGGACGACACCATCCTGAAGGCAATTGCCGAAGTGAAGCCTGACGGTCTTGTCATTGAGGCGCTCGGACAGGGCAACCTGCCGCCAACCTTGATGCCTTCACTTGCCATGCTGATGAAGGCAGGCGTTAAAATCGTCATTGTTTCAAGATGCTTTAACGGAATCGTACAGGACATATATTCTTACGAAGGCGGAGGAAAAACACTGAAAGAAGCAGGAATCATCTTCAGCAACGGCCTTAACGGGCAAAAAGCCCGCCTGAAACTCATGATCGCTCTTGAAACGACACAGGATGCAAGTGAAATTCAGGAGATTTTCTCTTTCTAA
- the prsW gene encoding glutamic-type intramembrane protease PrsW: MIAIISAGIAPGLAILSYFYLKDQYEAEPIYMVFRSFAFGALLVFPIMFIQYVLETEQIIDSKVLLAFFSSGLLEEFFKWFILFVTIYPHVHFDEHYDGIVYGVASSLGFATLENILYLIGNGLEFAVGRALLPVSSHALFGVIMGYYMGKGKFSELSEKRKWILFSLMVPVILHGLYDYILVAHKLWPLYMVPFMLCLWWFSLHKAKKARMIKHNKYAVALKQ, translated from the coding sequence ATGATTGCCATTATTTCTGCCGGCATAGCCCCTGGCTTAGCCATTTTAAGTTACTTTTATTTAAAAGACCAATATGAAGCAGAGCCCATTTATATGGTGTTCCGGTCATTTGCATTCGGGGCGCTGCTTGTTTTTCCGATCATGTTTATTCAGTATGTGCTTGAGACGGAACAGATCATTGATTCTAAGGTGCTCCTGGCTTTTTTCTCGAGCGGACTTCTGGAAGAATTTTTCAAATGGTTTATTTTGTTTGTCACCATCTATCCGCACGTTCATTTTGATGAACATTACGACGGCATTGTGTACGGGGTCGCTTCATCACTGGGCTTTGCTACACTTGAAAATATTTTATACTTAATCGGAAACGGACTTGAATTTGCCGTCGGCCGCGCGCTTCTGCCGGTTTCCAGCCATGCATTATTTGGAGTGATTATGGGCTATTACATGGGAAAAGGAAAGTTTTCCGAGCTCTCGGAAAAAAGAAAGTGGATTCTTTTTTCGTTAATGGTTCCCGTCATTTTGCATGGATTGTATGACTATATCCTTGTTGCACACAAGCTCTGGCCGCTTTATATGGTGCCATTTATGCTTTGTCTCTGGTGGTTTTCCCTTCATAAAGCAAAAAAAGCGAGAATGATTAAACATAACAAGTATGCAGTCGCTTTAAAACAATAA